In Mastigocladopsis repens PCC 10914, a single window of DNA contains:
- a CDS encoding AraC family transcriptional regulator, translating into MAIEIVNHRALDNECEKLAALITRHTDDQGNGSHATAIDKLEFRRESFVSTPLRQESFVSTPLHQVCEPLLVIIVQGEKTVLLGEETYPYGVAQYLVISVDLPLSAFVVEATPEKPYLAFKLKLDLRQLCDILAETKAIASNKENSVKGLFVSNADAPLLDCALRLTRLLDTPQDIPILSPMIIREIYYRLLMGEQGEAVRQIATSGSTMQRIAEAIKLINANFTKLMRVEDLARHASMSASSFHYHFKAVTSMSPLQYQKQLRLLEARRLMLTEDSDASSAAYRVGYESASQFSREYSRLFGAPPIGDIKRSRIVRAM; encoded by the coding sequence ATGGCGATTGAGATCGTTAACCACCGCGCACTCGACAATGAGTGTGAAAAATTGGCGGCATTAATCACTCGCCACACGGATGATCAGGGGAATGGTTCTCATGCAACCGCGATCGACAAGCTGGAATTTAGACGAGAATCTTTTGTCTCCACACCACTTAGACAAGAATCTTTTGTCTCCACACCATTACACCAAGTCTGCGAACCTCTCTTGGTCATTATCGTTCAAGGCGAAAAAACAGTATTGTTAGGGGAAGAAACCTATCCTTATGGTGTGGCTCAATATCTGGTGATCTCAGTCGATCTGCCACTGAGCGCGTTTGTTGTCGAGGCGACTCCAGAAAAGCCCTATTTAGCCTTCAAACTGAAATTAGACTTACGCCAACTGTGTGATATTCTCGCAGAGACTAAGGCGATAGCTAGTAACAAAGAAAACTCTGTCAAAGGCTTATTCGTCAGCAATGCTGATGCACCGTTGCTCGATTGCGCGCTCAGACTAACCCGGCTCTTGGATACGCCACAGGATATCCCGATCCTGTCACCGATGATTATCCGCGAAATCTATTACCGCCTTCTCATGGGTGAACAAGGCGAAGCAGTTCGACAGATTGCCACATCGGGCAGTACGATGCAGCGCATCGCTGAAGCCATCAAACTCATTAACGCTAATTTTACAAAACTGATGCGGGTTGAGGATCTCGCTCGGCACGCCAGTATGTCTGCTTCCTCTTTCCATTACCACTTCAAAGCAGTGACCTCAATGAGTCCGTTGCAATATCAAAAGCAGTTAAGACTATTAGAAGCGCGTCGCCTGATGCTTACTGAAGATTCCGATGCGTCCAGTGCTGCTTATCGGGTGGGGTATGAAAGTGCCTCACAGTTCAGCCGTGAATATTCCCGTCTGTTTGGTGCGCCTCCAATCGGGGATATTAAACGTTCGCGCATAGTTCGAGCAATGTGA
- a CDS encoding aldo/keto reductase yields MTNGKPEGNTMHNNNSRPATRRIVSRRSALGLLGFGAAAAALTPTLSKMAQAQNQTQNQPSPPAQNQPSQIITKKIPRTKEKLPAIGLGTFMTFDALSNQPRDSVRGACALHSALLLSADRLGQVMRRFWDAGGRLVDTSLLYGMSEVNVGEFARTLGLTNDVFVTNKTWATGEYLGDPSQAQRQLEQSLKRLSRDRIDVMQVHSLVNVDAILPLLKAWKKEGKIRYVGVTHHNPLYFAALEKWIENGDLDFVQLRYSIRQREVEDRILRAAAARGTAVLANMPFEKARLFELVKGQPLPDFASEIGCENWAQFFLKYVISHPALTCAIPAPTNPDHVAENMGALRGSLPDNSMRARMVNHMESLPGFDKLLQTPWYPGKKFNGLVRLPNPRPIG; encoded by the coding sequence ATGACTAACGGCAAGCCGGAAGGTAATACAATGCACAATAATAATTCTCGTCCAGCAACTAGGCGAATTGTTTCCCGTCGGTCTGCACTTGGGTTGTTAGGATTTGGTGCCGCTGCTGCTGCCTTGACACCTACTCTTTCCAAGATGGCACAGGCACAGAATCAAACCCAAAATCAACCATCGCCACCTGCTCAAAATCAACCATCGCAGATCATCACCAAAAAAATCCCGCGCACAAAGGAGAAACTGCCTGCGATCGGTCTGGGAACATTTATGACCTTTGATGCTTTGTCTAATCAGCCCCGCGATAGCGTTCGCGGAGCGTGTGCTTTGCACTCAGCGCTGCTGCTTTCAGCAGATCGTCTTGGGCAAGTGATGCGCCGCTTTTGGGATGCAGGCGGGCGGCTGGTTGATACCTCACTCCTCTACGGGATGTCGGAAGTGAACGTGGGCGAATTTGCCAGAACACTCGGCTTGACCAACGATGTGTTTGTTACTAACAAAACCTGGGCAACTGGCGAGTATCTAGGTGATCCTAGTCAGGCGCAGCGTCAGTTGGAACAATCACTGAAGCGATTGTCGCGCGATCGCATTGATGTTATGCAGGTTCATAGCTTGGTAAATGTAGATGCGATTTTGCCCCTGCTAAAGGCATGGAAAAAAGAAGGTAAAATTCGCTACGTGGGCGTTACCCATCACAATCCGTTATATTTTGCTGCGCTTGAGAAGTGGATCGAGAACGGCGATCTGGACTTTGTTCAACTTCGCTACTCAATTCGTCAGCGTGAAGTCGAAGACAGAATTCTAAGAGCGGCGGCGGCGCGAGGAACAGCAGTCTTAGCCAATATGCCTTTTGAGAAAGCCCGTCTTTTTGAATTGGTGAAGGGGCAACCACTCCCTGATTTTGCCAGCGAGATTGGCTGTGAGAACTGGGCACAGTTTTTTCTCAAGTATGTGATTTCTCACCCTGCTCTAACCTGCGCGATTCCCGCGCCCACAAACCCAGATCACGTTGCTGAGAATATGGGGGCATTAAGAGGATCGTTACCCGATAATTCAATGCGTGCCCGGATGGTCAACCATATGGAAAGCTTACCCGGTTTTGACAAACTTCTCCAAACGCCCTGGTATCCTGGCAAGAAGTTTAACGGGTTGGTTCGCCTGCCAAATCCACGTCCAATCGGTTGA
- a CDS encoding Kelch repeat-containing protein: MPPRYLLSLSIPIFAVIALCSPVLSQVQSQLPYWTKAAPPTIARQELYPEVLNGKIYVVGGILNPATEFSDHFESYDPVKDTWTVLRPLPEARHHITLSAVNGLLYGIGGFTGGFPDWRAQPTMFVYNPASNTWTKGTDLQVARAEGVSAVVNHKIYLIGGRVRATEDARLFNDHIDSVRNEVFDPTTRRWSVRANAPTPRNSAASAVIDEKIYVVGGRQFFKNADGTTRQVNVPNLEAYDPKLDRWETRSPMPQAQGGLAATSLNGKLYVFGGEQWVPEQKVFAESWVYDPKTDVWEALPPLPTPRHGLGASAVGNRIFVFGGATQTGGNAATAIHEVLVLPTESAME; this comes from the coding sequence ATGCCACCTAGATATCTGCTTTCCCTGTCGATCCCGATCTTTGCGGTCATTGCCCTATGTTCGCCCGTACTAAGTCAAGTGCAAAGCCAGCTACCGTATTGGACTAAAGCTGCACCGCCAACGATCGCTCGGCAAGAGCTTTATCCAGAAGTTTTGAACGGAAAAATTTACGTGGTCGGTGGTATACTTAATCCAGCCACTGAGTTTTCAGATCATTTCGAGTCTTACGATCCTGTCAAGGATACATGGACAGTATTGAGACCGCTACCTGAAGCACGCCATCACATCACGCTGTCGGCAGTAAATGGTTTGCTCTATGGTATTGGCGGTTTCACAGGTGGATTTCCGGACTGGCGCGCACAGCCTACGATGTTTGTATACAATCCTGCCTCTAATACTTGGACTAAAGGCACTGACCTGCAAGTGGCTCGCGCAGAGGGCGTATCCGCAGTGGTCAATCATAAAATATACCTGATTGGCGGGCGCGTTCGAGCCACTGAGGACGCTCGGCTTTTCAATGACCACATCGACAGCGTGCGAAACGAAGTATTTGATCCGACGACCAGGCGGTGGTCGGTTCGTGCCAATGCACCGACACCGCGAAATAGTGCAGCGTCGGCTGTAATTGATGAAAAGATCTACGTAGTCGGTGGTCGCCAGTTTTTCAAGAATGCTGATGGCACTACGCGGCAGGTGAATGTGCCAAATCTTGAGGCTTACGATCCGAAGCTTGATCGTTGGGAGACGCGATCGCCTATGCCTCAAGCTCAAGGTGGTCTGGCTGCGACCTCGCTCAACGGCAAGCTTTACGTTTTTGGCGGCGAACAGTGGGTTCCAGAGCAGAAAGTTTTCGCCGAAAGTTGGGTATACGACCCGAAAACCGATGTCTGGGAAGCATTGCCGCCCTTGCCAACCCCACGACACGGATTGGGGGCGTCGGCTGTTGGTAATCGAATTTTTGTTTTTGGTGGCGCAACCCAAACAGGCGGAAATGCAGCTACAGCGATCCACGAAGTGCTAGTATTGCCCACCGAAAGTGCTATGGAGTAA
- a CDS encoding GAF domain-containing protein — MSAVTLPEAIQNILDTYSQPDAVFTALLPVLGEVLQCDRCFLYLRNPQTRLGQVPYCWRRNQDIPEIIDPDCKPEPESLSEEDPLFAAALRTDPSIYVEDVETASPEVVNREFERKEFGHQALIHSHLVWNGQLWGILQPCVFGSKRVWSAFDRAVVTQVEGKIALLAVAYVKAANF, encoded by the coding sequence ATGAGTGCCGTAACTCTCCCAGAAGCCATACAAAATATCTTAGACACCTACAGCCAGCCGGATGCCGTCTTTACTGCCTTGCTTCCTGTGCTTGGAGAAGTATTGCAGTGCGATCGCTGTTTCCTGTACCTGAGAAACCCTCAAACTAGATTGGGCCAAGTCCCCTATTGCTGGCGGCGAAATCAAGACATTCCAGAAATCATAGACCCCGACTGCAAACCAGAACCAGAATCTCTATCTGAAGAAGACCCCCTCTTTGCTGCGGCTTTGCGAACTGACCCTTCTATTTATGTTGAAGATGTAGAAACCGCTAGTCCAGAGGTTGTTAACCGGGAGTTTGAGCGCAAGGAGTTTGGACATCAAGCGTTAATTCACTCCCACCTTGTCTGGAACGGTCAACTATGGGGAATTTTGCAACCCTGTGTTTTCGGGAGTAAACGAGTTTGGTCAGCGTTTGACCGCGCCGTTGTCACACAAGTGGAAGGCAAAATAGCACTCTTAGCAGTTGCTTATGTTAAAGCGGCTAACTTCTAG
- a CDS encoding FAD-dependent oxidoreductase: MSLTENILSQLPGDVLGGLRQADRILTLLREDNTAVPIVVKETQQPLGSVDWDVVICGGTLGILIGCALALKGARVALIERRILRGREQEWNISRKELQVFLELNLLTAEELEQAIPTQYNPARVSFFGGTEVWVSDVLNIGVDPIYLLETLKQRFMTSGGKLFENTPFTEAVVHPDGVIVNNQFKSRLLIDAMGHLSPIIQQARQGQKPDALCLVVGTCAQGFEENHTGDLLLSFTPVQNQCQYFWEAFPARDGRTTYLFTYMDTAPQRLRLEALFEEYLRLMPKYQGVELSQLTFKRALFGFFPSYRHPLKTPWSRILPVGDSSGSQSPLSFGGFGAMVRHLQRLTLGVHEALQTDQLSAKALALLQPYQPSLAATWLFQRAMSVGINQKIDPDQINQLLSAVFQQMQQLGEPVLKPFLQDVVQFPALTQTLIKTFLTHPGLVIKVIPHVGLATLLDWIVHYGNLGIYSFLFWLSQILEPWKKNLPSIQKYYWNRWSDGWKYGSGGDYSDF, from the coding sequence ATGTCTCTCACTGAAAATATTCTTTCACAATTACCAGGCGATGTTTTGGGAGGGTTACGTCAGGCTGATCGCATCTTAACATTACTCAGAGAAGATAACACTGCTGTGCCAATCGTAGTGAAAGAAACTCAGCAGCCTTTAGGGAGTGTGGATTGGGATGTTGTTATCTGCGGTGGTACATTAGGCATTTTAATTGGTTGCGCCTTGGCTTTGAAGGGAGCGCGAGTAGCCTTGATTGAACGGAGAATTCTGCGTGGTAGAGAGCAAGAATGGAATATTTCCCGCAAAGAATTACAAGTTTTTTTGGAATTAAACTTGCTTACAGCAGAGGAATTAGAGCAGGCGATCCCCACACAATACAATCCAGCAAGAGTGAGCTTTTTTGGTGGTACAGAAGTTTGGGTAAGCGATGTCCTGAATATCGGTGTAGATCCAATTTATTTGCTGGAAACTTTAAAGCAGCGATTTATGACATCTGGCGGAAAATTATTTGAAAACACTCCATTTACAGAAGCAGTCGTTCATCCTGATGGAGTAATAGTAAATAACCAATTCAAAAGCAGATTGTTAATTGATGCGATGGGACATCTTTCTCCCATAATCCAGCAAGCACGTCAGGGACAAAAACCAGATGCGCTTTGTTTAGTGGTTGGAACTTGTGCTCAAGGTTTTGAGGAAAACCACACAGGCGACTTGTTGTTATCATTCACACCCGTGCAAAATCAATGCCAGTACTTTTGGGAAGCTTTCCCAGCAAGAGATGGCAGAACCACTTACCTGTTTACATACATGGATACCGCTCCACAACGCTTGCGTTTAGAAGCTCTTTTCGAGGAATATCTGCGCTTGATGCCAAAATATCAAGGCGTGGAGTTGAGCCAGTTGACATTTAAACGAGCGCTATTTGGCTTTTTTCCCTCCTATCGTCATCCACTGAAGACACCTTGGAGTCGCATTTTACCCGTGGGAGATAGCAGTGGTAGCCAATCTCCCTTGAGTTTTGGCGGTTTTGGCGCAATGGTGCGTCACTTGCAGCGTTTAACATTAGGTGTTCATGAGGCGCTGCAAACGGATCAGTTATCAGCAAAGGCGCTGGCATTACTGCAACCATATCAACCTAGTTTGGCTGCCACTTGGCTATTTCAAAGAGCAATGAGTGTTGGTATCAATCAAAAAATTGATCCAGATCAAATTAACCAACTGCTGTCTGCGGTGTTTCAACAAATGCAACAACTAGGTGAACCCGTACTCAAACCCTTTTTGCAAGATGTGGTGCAGTTTCCAGCACTAACACAAACACTCATAAAAACTTTCTTAACACATCCAGGATTGGTTATTAAGGTGATTCCGCACGTTGGTTTAGCAACTTTACTTGATTGGATAGTGCATTACGGGAATCTAGGAATTTACTCTTTTTTATTTTGGCTCAGTCAAATACTAGAACCGTGGAAGAAAAATTTACCTAGTATACAAAAATATTATTGGAATCGCTGGAGTGATGGCTGGAAGTATGGTTCTGGTGGTGATTATTCTGATTTCTAA
- a CDS encoding putative 2-dehydropantoate 2-reductase, producing the protein MSDRTYAILGTGALGGFYGARLQKAGLNVHFLLRSDYEYVSKHGLVVESVDGDFTLGQVNAYCDVEKMPQCDVVVVALKTTQNHLLPKLLPPIVKDDGVVLVLQNGLGVEAEVAQIVGSDRLIGGLCFLCSNKVGPGHIRHLDYGQITLGEYAADYYAAGITERMRQIGEDFESAGILIELTEDLLLGRWKKLVWNIPYNGLSVILNATTAELMTNVHTRKLVEQLMYEVLTGAKNSGRIIPDSFIQKMLDYTVKMKPYRTSMKIDYDERRPLEVEAIFGNPLQMVQAAGVNLPQISCLYRQLKFLDAKQKGE; encoded by the coding sequence ATGTCCGATCGCACATACGCCATTCTGGGAACTGGTGCATTAGGCGGATTTTACGGTGCTAGACTGCAAAAAGCTGGGTTAAATGTCCACTTTTTGCTGCGTAGCGACTACGAATACGTCAGCAAGCACGGTTTAGTTGTTGAGTCTGTTGACGGCGACTTCACCTTAGGGCAAGTCAATGCCTACTGCGATGTAGAAAAGATGCCTCAATGTGATGTCGTAGTCGTGGCGCTCAAGACAACGCAAAACCATCTGCTGCCAAAGTTGTTACCCCCTATTGTTAAGGATGATGGGGTTGTACTGGTGTTGCAGAATGGACTGGGAGTGGAGGCGGAAGTCGCCCAAATTGTCGGTAGTGATAGGCTTATTGGTGGGTTGTGCTTTCTGTGTTCAAATAAAGTAGGACCAGGACATATCCGCCACTTGGACTATGGACAAATCACCTTAGGCGAATATGCCGCTGACTATTATGCAGCTGGTATTACAGAACGGATGCGGCAAATTGGCGAAGATTTTGAAAGTGCTGGTATTCTTATTGAATTAACTGAAGACTTGCTGCTGGGGCGTTGGAAAAAACTGGTATGGAACATTCCCTACAATGGGCTTTCTGTCATTCTCAACGCTACGACAGCGGAATTAATGACAAATGTTCACACCCGCAAGTTAGTGGAACAGCTGATGTATGAAGTGCTGACAGGGGCGAAGAATTCAGGGCGCATTATCCCTGATAGCTTCATTCAAAAAATGCTCGATTACACCGTAAAGATGAAGCCCTACCGTACCAGCATGAAAATTGATTATGACGAACGCCGCCCCTTGGAGGTAGAAGCAATTTTCGGCAACCCGTTACAAATGGTACAAGCCGCAGGTGTGAATTTACCGCAAATTTCTTGTTTATATCGGCAACTCAAGTTTTTGGATGCTAAGCAAAAAGGGGAATAA
- a CDS encoding glycosyltransferase family 4 protein translates to MRIAQVAPLWERVPPPAYGGIELVVGLLTDELVRRGHEVTLFASGDSISLAKLESVHPCALRLDRTVKEYSVYEMLHLGRVYEQAEEFDIIHSHMGYTALTYARLVKTPTVHTLHGIFTPDNEKMFKFGKNQPYISISDAQREQRLGLNCIATVYNGIDVSSYKFYAQPEEPPYLAFLGRISPEKGTHLAIEIAKQAGWRLKMAGKVDVVDVEYYEKEIKPLIDGKQIEYLGEANHEQKNALMGGAVATLFPITWREPFGLVMVESMASGTPVIAMNLGSTQEVITHGKTGFLCNSVEECVSAISKVEELDRSTCRENVCNRFSVQNMTDGYEAVYRKILAERFARSNGHFRKPAILSNSSL, encoded by the coding sequence ATGCGGATTGCCCAAGTTGCTCCACTCTGGGAAAGAGTACCACCTCCAGCTTACGGTGGTATAGAGTTAGTTGTTGGACTTTTAACTGATGAATTAGTAAGACGTGGACACGAAGTCACGCTATTTGCATCGGGAGATTCCATCAGTTTGGCAAAGCTTGAATCAGTTCATCCCTGTGCTCTACGCCTTGATCGGACTGTGAAAGAGTACAGTGTATATGAGATGCTGCATTTAGGTCGTGTGTATGAACAGGCTGAGGAGTTTGACATTATTCATTCCCACATGGGGTACACTGCATTGACCTACGCCCGTCTGGTAAAGACACCCACTGTTCATACGTTGCACGGGATTTTTACCCCTGACAATGAAAAAATGTTTAAATTTGGAAAAAATCAACCCTACATCAGTATTTCCGACGCACAGCGAGAGCAAAGGCTAGGGCTGAACTGTATAGCGACAGTTTACAACGGGATTGATGTCAGCAGCTATAAATTTTATGCCCAACCGGAAGAGCCGCCTTATTTGGCGTTTCTAGGTCGGATTTCTCCAGAGAAAGGAACGCACTTGGCAATAGAAATTGCTAAACAAGCAGGCTGGCGTCTGAAGATGGCGGGTAAGGTAGATGTCGTTGATGTGGAATACTATGAAAAAGAAATTAAACCTCTAATTGATGGCAAGCAGATTGAATATTTAGGTGAAGCCAACCATGAGCAAAAAAATGCATTAATGGGCGGTGCGGTAGCAACCCTATTCCCCATTACTTGGCGGGAACCGTTTGGATTGGTGATGGTTGAATCAATGGCATCTGGTACCCCAGTGATTGCGATGAATTTGGGGTCTACACAAGAGGTCATTACCCACGGCAAAACAGGTTTCCTCTGCAACAGCGTTGAAGAATGTGTGAGTGCTATTAGCAAGGTTGAGGAACTAGACCGTTCTACTTGTCGAGAGAATGTCTGTAACCGTTTCAGCGTTCAGAACATGACGGATGGCTATGAAGCAGTTTACCGAAAGATTCTGGCTGAACGGTTTGCTCGGAGTAACGGACATTTCCGCAAGCCAGCTATTTTAAGCAACAGCTCCCTTTAG